From Luteococcus japonicus, one genomic window encodes:
- a CDS encoding PAS domain S-box protein gives MEHAELLSRTVDQAGDAIVVIDREGLVRAWNRKAEELFGHKGADMLGEPLTAMIPERLRAPHDKGFKAAMDSGHLASDGRARRTKALRPDGSTVYVTMTFAVVTDAEGQALGSVAVAREWVRDA, from the coding sequence ATGGAGCACGCAGAACTGCTGTCCCGCACCGTCGACCAGGCGGGCGATGCCATCGTCGTCATCGACCGCGAGGGCCTGGTCCGTGCATGGAACCGCAAGGCCGAGGAGCTCTTCGGACACAAGGGAGCGGACATGCTGGGGGAGCCGCTCACCGCGATGATCCCCGAGCGGCTGCGTGCCCCGCATGACAAGGGATTCAAGGCCGCCATGGACAGCGGACACCTGGCCTCTGACGGCCGGGCTCGACGCACGAAGGCGCTCAGGCCAGATGGCTCCACGGTCTACGTCACCATGACATTCGCCGTGGTGACCGATGCCGAGGGTCAAGCGCTGGGTTCGGTGGCCGTGGCCCGGGAATGGGTCAGGGATGCCTGA